In a single window of the Neodiprion virginianus isolate iyNeoVirg1 chromosome 1, iyNeoVirg1.1, whole genome shotgun sequence genome:
- the LOC124301585 gene encoding cytoplasmic dynein 1 intermediate chain isoform X13, producing MMSDRKAELERKKAKLQAIREEKERRRKEKEQKDVEEATVRAAGADKDHRKDLDAMLSSLGVAPVSDVLSSLSSMNSLTPEQSANATPDASLQPSSINSVQSIPGRRKAPRDLTAVSVAHTDIPPKEPVVYSKQTQTAQTTHTSHDGLSTSSSAYSIFSSCSTTTPTHSCSAGYFETDWWRPRKVLTFDDGQAEDEESSLPHMDGFQSKLPPGILPHGLPQVKEVQPAVTQVEQEKEKEKPKEVRELSEEEKLMTILSEEFQRFLDRSSRVVERALGESVDIYTDYTGIIDGEDGIDEKSHQRLSLNRSFFCDRWSRNRCITSLDWSPQFPELLAASYKNNDDTPNDPDGVCLIWNTKFKKTTPEYIFHCQSSVMATTFARFHPNLILGGTYSGQIVLWDNRVQKRTPIQRTPLSASAHTHPVYCLSVVGTQNAHNLISISTDGKLCSWNLDMLSHPQETLELQARQSKPVAVTSLAFPSGDVNNFIVGSEDGTVYSACRHGTKAGVTETYEGHLGPVTGVSAHAVQGGIDFSHLFLTSSIDWTIKLWSLKENKPLYSFEHNGDYVYDVAWSPTHPALFAAVDGSGRLDLWNLNQDTEVPAASIIVDGCPALNTVSWTPSGLHVTVGDDTGKIWVYDVAENFAHPRIDEWNNFLYTQQDLKNNKADEELDKLNLSSGPSSLISMPSLSGPIR from the exons ATGATGTCGGATCGAAAAGCAGAATTAGAACGGAAGAAGGCCAAGCTGCAGGCGATTCGAGAGGAAAAGGAAAGGCGGCGTAAAGAAAAGGAACAAAAAGat gTTGAGGAAGCGACTGTACGAGCTGCAGGTGCCGATAAAGACCATCGGAAAGACTTAGATGCCATGTTATCATCCCTTGGGGTAGCACCAGTATCAG ATGTATTATCCAGTCTCTCTAGTATGAACTCTTTGACGCCAGAGCAAAGTGCCAATGCTACACCAGACGCAAGTTTACAACCTTCCAGTATCAATTCTGTTCAAAG TATTCCAGGAAGGCGAAAGGCTCCACGTGATTTAACAGCTGTTTCTGTGGCGCATACCGATATACCACCCAAGGAACCTGTGGTATATAGTAAGCAGACGCAAACTGCTCAGACGACGCACACTTCTCACGACG GACTGTCCACCTCTTCCTCCGCATACTCGATCTTCTCCTCCTGTTCAACAACCACACCAACTCACTCTTGCTCCGCAGGCTACTTTGAGACCGACTGGTGGCGTCCCAGGAAAG TTTTGACATTTGATGATGGCCAAGCCGAGGATGAAGAAAGCAGTCTGCCCCACATGGATGGATTCCAAAGTAAACTTCCACCTGGAATTTTGCCTCATGGACTACCGCAAGTCAAAGAGGTTCAACCGGCCGTTACGCAAGTCGAAcaggagaaggaaaaagaaaaacccaAAGAAG TAAGAGAGCTTagcgaggaagaaaaattgatgacTATCCTCTCGGAAGAATTTCAACGATTCTTGGACCGTTCGAGCAGAGTGGTGGAAAGAGCTCTCGGTGAATCGGTAGATATTTACACAGATTATACTGGTATAATCGATGGAGAAGATGGAAT tgatGAAAAGAGTCATCAGCGTCTATCGCTGAATCGTTCATTTTTCTGTGATCGATGGTCACGTAATCGCTGCATTACTTCGTTGGATTGGTCACCGCAATTTCCAGAACTGTTGGCTGCTTCTTACAAAAACAATGACGACACACCAAATGATCCAGATGGAGTTTGTTTAATCTGGAACACTAAATTTAAGAAAACAACACctgaatacatttttcattgccAGTCGTCAGTAATGGCAACAACCTTTGCTAGGTTTCATCCAAATTTAATTTTGGGTGGCACCTATTCGGGGCAAATTGTTCTGTGGGATAATAGGGTTCAAAAAAGGACCCCCATTCAGCGTACTCCACTTTCAGCGTCTGCACACACG CATCCTGTGTATTGTTTAAGCGTAGTAGGAACTCAAAATGCGCACAATTTGATCAGCATTTCAACAGATGGAAAATTATGCTCGTGGAATTTAGACATGTTGTCCCATCCTCAAGAAACGCTTGAGCTTCAAGCAAGACAGTCGAAACCAGTCGCTGTAACTTCGCTTGCTTTTCCAAGTGGAGATGTCAACAATTTTATCGTTGGCAGTGAAGACGGTACTGTTTATTCAG CTTGCCGTCATGGGACCAAAGCTGGTGTCACAGAAACTTACGAAGGACACTTAGGACCTGTTACCGGAGTCAGTGCTCATGCAGTTCAAGGGGGCATTGATTTCTCGCATCTGTTTTTAACTTCGTCTATTGATTGGACGATTAAATTGTGGAGTTTGAAAGAGAACAAGCCTTTATACTCATTTGAGCATAATGGAGATTATGTGTACGATGTTGCATGGTCTCCTACACATCCTGCTCTATTTGCAGCTGTTGATGGATCTGGTCGTTTAGATTTATGGAATTTAAATCAGGATACAGAGGTTCCAGCAGCGAGCATAATCGTTGATGGATGTCCTGCTTTAAACACAGTCTCTTGGACGCCAAGCGGACTGCATGTTACTGTGGGCGATGATACTGGGAAAATATGGGTTTACGATGTAGCTGAG AATTTCGCTCATCCACGAATCGACGAATGGAATAATTTCCTCTACACCCAGCAAGATCTGAAGAACAACAAGGCCGATGAAGAGTTGGATAAGCTCAACTTGAGTTCAGGCCCTTCATCTTTGATATCCATGCCATCTTTGTCGGGTCCGatcagataa
- the LOC124301585 gene encoding cytoplasmic dynein 1 intermediate chain isoform X17 yields MMSDRKAELERKKAKLQAIREEKERRRKEKEQKDVEEATVRAAGADKDHRKDLDAMLSSLGVAPVSDVLSSLSSMNSLTPEQSANATPDASLQPSSINSVQSIPGRRKAPRDLTAVSVAHTDIPPKEPVVYSKQTQTAQTTHTSHDGLSTSSSAYSIFSSCSTTTPTHSCSAGYFETDWWRPRKAEDEESSLPHMDGFQSKLPPGILPHGLPQVKEVQPAVTQVEQEKEKEKPKEVRELSEEEKLMTILSEEFQRFLDRSSRVVERALGESVDIYTDYTGIIDGEDGIDEKSHQRLSLNRSFFCDRWSRNRCITSLDWSPQFPELLAASYKNNDDTPNDPDGVCLIWNTKFKKTTPEYIFHCQSSVMATTFARFHPNLILGGTYSGQIVLWDNRVQKRTPIQRTPLSASAHTHPVYCLSVVGTQNAHNLISISTDGKLCSWNLDMLSHPQETLELQARQSKPVAVTSLAFPSGDVNNFIVGSEDGTVYSACRHGTKAGVTETYEGHLGPVTGVSAHAVQGGIDFSHLFLTSSIDWTIKLWSLKENKPLYSFEHNGDYVYDVAWSPTHPALFAAVDGSGRLDLWNLNQDTEVPAASIIVDGCPALNTVSWTPSGLHVTVGDDTGKIWVYDVAENFAHPRIDEWNNFLYTQQDLKNNKADEELDKLNLSSGPSSLISMPSLSGPIR; encoded by the exons ATGATGTCGGATCGAAAAGCAGAATTAGAACGGAAGAAGGCCAAGCTGCAGGCGATTCGAGAGGAAAAGGAAAGGCGGCGTAAAGAAAAGGAACAAAAAGat gTTGAGGAAGCGACTGTACGAGCTGCAGGTGCCGATAAAGACCATCGGAAAGACTTAGATGCCATGTTATCATCCCTTGGGGTAGCACCAGTATCAG ATGTATTATCCAGTCTCTCTAGTATGAACTCTTTGACGCCAGAGCAAAGTGCCAATGCTACACCAGACGCAAGTTTACAACCTTCCAGTATCAATTCTGTTCAAAG TATTCCAGGAAGGCGAAAGGCTCCACGTGATTTAACAGCTGTTTCTGTGGCGCATACCGATATACCACCCAAGGAACCTGTGGTATATAGTAAGCAGACGCAAACTGCTCAGACGACGCACACTTCTCACGACG GACTGTCCACCTCTTCCTCCGCATACTCGATCTTCTCCTCCTGTTCAACAACCACACCAACTCACTCTTGCTCCGCAGGCTACTTTGAGACCGACTGGTGGCGTCCCAGGAAAG CCGAGGATGAAGAAAGCAGTCTGCCCCACATGGATGGATTCCAAAGTAAACTTCCACCTGGAATTTTGCCTCATGGACTACCGCAAGTCAAAGAGGTTCAACCGGCCGTTACGCAAGTCGAAcaggagaaggaaaaagaaaaacccaAAGAAG TAAGAGAGCTTagcgaggaagaaaaattgatgacTATCCTCTCGGAAGAATTTCAACGATTCTTGGACCGTTCGAGCAGAGTGGTGGAAAGAGCTCTCGGTGAATCGGTAGATATTTACACAGATTATACTGGTATAATCGATGGAGAAGATGGAAT tgatGAAAAGAGTCATCAGCGTCTATCGCTGAATCGTTCATTTTTCTGTGATCGATGGTCACGTAATCGCTGCATTACTTCGTTGGATTGGTCACCGCAATTTCCAGAACTGTTGGCTGCTTCTTACAAAAACAATGACGACACACCAAATGATCCAGATGGAGTTTGTTTAATCTGGAACACTAAATTTAAGAAAACAACACctgaatacatttttcattgccAGTCGTCAGTAATGGCAACAACCTTTGCTAGGTTTCATCCAAATTTAATTTTGGGTGGCACCTATTCGGGGCAAATTGTTCTGTGGGATAATAGGGTTCAAAAAAGGACCCCCATTCAGCGTACTCCACTTTCAGCGTCTGCACACACG CATCCTGTGTATTGTTTAAGCGTAGTAGGAACTCAAAATGCGCACAATTTGATCAGCATTTCAACAGATGGAAAATTATGCTCGTGGAATTTAGACATGTTGTCCCATCCTCAAGAAACGCTTGAGCTTCAAGCAAGACAGTCGAAACCAGTCGCTGTAACTTCGCTTGCTTTTCCAAGTGGAGATGTCAACAATTTTATCGTTGGCAGTGAAGACGGTACTGTTTATTCAG CTTGCCGTCATGGGACCAAAGCTGGTGTCACAGAAACTTACGAAGGACACTTAGGACCTGTTACCGGAGTCAGTGCTCATGCAGTTCAAGGGGGCATTGATTTCTCGCATCTGTTTTTAACTTCGTCTATTGATTGGACGATTAAATTGTGGAGTTTGAAAGAGAACAAGCCTTTATACTCATTTGAGCATAATGGAGATTATGTGTACGATGTTGCATGGTCTCCTACACATCCTGCTCTATTTGCAGCTGTTGATGGATCTGGTCGTTTAGATTTATGGAATTTAAATCAGGATACAGAGGTTCCAGCAGCGAGCATAATCGTTGATGGATGTCCTGCTTTAAACACAGTCTCTTGGACGCCAAGCGGACTGCATGTTACTGTGGGCGATGATACTGGGAAAATATGGGTTTACGATGTAGCTGAG AATTTCGCTCATCCACGAATCGACGAATGGAATAATTTCCTCTACACCCAGCAAGATCTGAAGAACAACAAGGCCGATGAAGAGTTGGATAAGCTCAACTTGAGTTCAGGCCCTTCATCTTTGATATCCATGCCATCTTTGTCGGGTCCGatcagataa
- the LOC124301585 gene encoding cytoplasmic dynein 1 intermediate chain isoform X4 yields MMSDRKAELERKKAKLQAIREEKERRRKEKEQKDVEEATVRAAGADKDHRKDLDAMLSSLGVAPVSDVLSSLSSMNSLTPEQSANATPDASLQPSSINSVQSIPGRRKAPRDLTAVSVAHTDIPPKEPVVYSKQTQTAQTTHTSHDGLSTSSSAYSIFSSCSTTTPTHSCSAGYFETDWWRPRKGGSAPNYLSHAFGYYDEYNLNPGLEWEDEFTAEDEESSLPHMDGFQSKLPPGILPHGLPQVKEVQPAVTQVEQEKEKEKPKEVRELSEEEKLMTILSEEFQRFLDRSSRVVERALGESVDIYTDYTGIIDGEDGIDEKSHQRLSLNRSFFCDRWSRNRCITSLDWSPQFPELLAASYKNNDDTPNDPDGVCLIWNTKFKKTTPEYIFHCQSSVMATTFARFHPNLILGGTYSGQIVLWDNRVQKRTPIQRTPLSASAHTHPVYCLSVVGTQNAHNLISISTDGKLCSWNLDMLSHPQETLELQARQSKPVAVTSLAFPSGDVNNFIVGSEDGTVYSACRHGTKAGVTETYEGHLGPVTGVSAHAVQGGIDFSHLFLTSSIDWTIKLWSLKENKPLYSFEHNGDYVYDVAWSPTHPALFAAVDGSGRLDLWNLNQDTEVPAASIIVDGCPALNTVSWTPSGLHVTVGDDTGKIWVYDVAENFAHPRIDEWNNFLYTQQDLKNNKADEELDKLNLSSGPSSLISMPSLSGPIR; encoded by the exons ATGATGTCGGATCGAAAAGCAGAATTAGAACGGAAGAAGGCCAAGCTGCAGGCGATTCGAGAGGAAAAGGAAAGGCGGCGTAAAGAAAAGGAACAAAAAGat gTTGAGGAAGCGACTGTACGAGCTGCAGGTGCCGATAAAGACCATCGGAAAGACTTAGATGCCATGTTATCATCCCTTGGGGTAGCACCAGTATCAG ATGTATTATCCAGTCTCTCTAGTATGAACTCTTTGACGCCAGAGCAAAGTGCCAATGCTACACCAGACGCAAGTTTACAACCTTCCAGTATCAATTCTGTTCAAAG TATTCCAGGAAGGCGAAAGGCTCCACGTGATTTAACAGCTGTTTCTGTGGCGCATACCGATATACCACCCAAGGAACCTGTGGTATATAGTAAGCAGACGCAAACTGCTCAGACGACGCACACTTCTCACGACG GACTGTCCACCTCTTCCTCCGCATACTCGATCTTCTCCTCCTGTTCAACAACCACACCAACTCACTCTTGCTCCGCAGGCTACTTTGAGACCGACTGGTGGCGTCCCAGGAAAGGTGGGTCTGCACCAAACTACCTAT CTCATGCATTCGGCTATTACG ACGAGTACAATCTAAATCCTGGTTTAGAGTGGGAGGACGAGTTTACAG CCGAGGATGAAGAAAGCAGTCTGCCCCACATGGATGGATTCCAAAGTAAACTTCCACCTGGAATTTTGCCTCATGGACTACCGCAAGTCAAAGAGGTTCAACCGGCCGTTACGCAAGTCGAAcaggagaaggaaaaagaaaaacccaAAGAAG TAAGAGAGCTTagcgaggaagaaaaattgatgacTATCCTCTCGGAAGAATTTCAACGATTCTTGGACCGTTCGAGCAGAGTGGTGGAAAGAGCTCTCGGTGAATCGGTAGATATTTACACAGATTATACTGGTATAATCGATGGAGAAGATGGAAT tgatGAAAAGAGTCATCAGCGTCTATCGCTGAATCGTTCATTTTTCTGTGATCGATGGTCACGTAATCGCTGCATTACTTCGTTGGATTGGTCACCGCAATTTCCAGAACTGTTGGCTGCTTCTTACAAAAACAATGACGACACACCAAATGATCCAGATGGAGTTTGTTTAATCTGGAACACTAAATTTAAGAAAACAACACctgaatacatttttcattgccAGTCGTCAGTAATGGCAACAACCTTTGCTAGGTTTCATCCAAATTTAATTTTGGGTGGCACCTATTCGGGGCAAATTGTTCTGTGGGATAATAGGGTTCAAAAAAGGACCCCCATTCAGCGTACTCCACTTTCAGCGTCTGCACACACG CATCCTGTGTATTGTTTAAGCGTAGTAGGAACTCAAAATGCGCACAATTTGATCAGCATTTCAACAGATGGAAAATTATGCTCGTGGAATTTAGACATGTTGTCCCATCCTCAAGAAACGCTTGAGCTTCAAGCAAGACAGTCGAAACCAGTCGCTGTAACTTCGCTTGCTTTTCCAAGTGGAGATGTCAACAATTTTATCGTTGGCAGTGAAGACGGTACTGTTTATTCAG CTTGCCGTCATGGGACCAAAGCTGGTGTCACAGAAACTTACGAAGGACACTTAGGACCTGTTACCGGAGTCAGTGCTCATGCAGTTCAAGGGGGCATTGATTTCTCGCATCTGTTTTTAACTTCGTCTATTGATTGGACGATTAAATTGTGGAGTTTGAAAGAGAACAAGCCTTTATACTCATTTGAGCATAATGGAGATTATGTGTACGATGTTGCATGGTCTCCTACACATCCTGCTCTATTTGCAGCTGTTGATGGATCTGGTCGTTTAGATTTATGGAATTTAAATCAGGATACAGAGGTTCCAGCAGCGAGCATAATCGTTGATGGATGTCCTGCTTTAAACACAGTCTCTTGGACGCCAAGCGGACTGCATGTTACTGTGGGCGATGATACTGGGAAAATATGGGTTTACGATGTAGCTGAG AATTTCGCTCATCCACGAATCGACGAATGGAATAATTTCCTCTACACCCAGCAAGATCTGAAGAACAACAAGGCCGATGAAGAGTTGGATAAGCTCAACTTGAGTTCAGGCCCTTCATCTTTGATATCCATGCCATCTTTGTCGGGTCCGatcagataa
- the LOC124301585 gene encoding cytoplasmic dynein 1 intermediate chain isoform X6, with translation MMSDRKAELERKKAKLQAIREEKERRRKEKEQKDVEEATVRAAGADKDHRKDLDAMLSSLGVAPVSDVLSSLSSMNSLTPEQSANATPDASLQPSSINSVQSIPGRRKAPRDLTAVSVAHTDIPPKEPVVYSKQTQTAQTTHTSHDGLSTSSSAYSIFSSCSTTTPTHSCSAGYFETDWWRPRKDEYNLNPGLEWEDEFTVLTFDDGQAEDEESSLPHMDGFQSKLPPGILPHGLPQVKEVQPAVTQVEQEKEKEKPKEVRELSEEEKLMTILSEEFQRFLDRSSRVVERALGESVDIYTDYTGIIDGEDGIDEKSHQRLSLNRSFFCDRWSRNRCITSLDWSPQFPELLAASYKNNDDTPNDPDGVCLIWNTKFKKTTPEYIFHCQSSVMATTFARFHPNLILGGTYSGQIVLWDNRVQKRTPIQRTPLSASAHTHPVYCLSVVGTQNAHNLISISTDGKLCSWNLDMLSHPQETLELQARQSKPVAVTSLAFPSGDVNNFIVGSEDGTVYSACRHGTKAGVTETYEGHLGPVTGVSAHAVQGGIDFSHLFLTSSIDWTIKLWSLKENKPLYSFEHNGDYVYDVAWSPTHPALFAAVDGSGRLDLWNLNQDTEVPAASIIVDGCPALNTVSWTPSGLHVTVGDDTGKIWVYDVAENFAHPRIDEWNNFLYTQQDLKNNKADEELDKLNLSSGPSSLISMPSLSGPIR, from the exons ATGATGTCGGATCGAAAAGCAGAATTAGAACGGAAGAAGGCCAAGCTGCAGGCGATTCGAGAGGAAAAGGAAAGGCGGCGTAAAGAAAAGGAACAAAAAGat gTTGAGGAAGCGACTGTACGAGCTGCAGGTGCCGATAAAGACCATCGGAAAGACTTAGATGCCATGTTATCATCCCTTGGGGTAGCACCAGTATCAG ATGTATTATCCAGTCTCTCTAGTATGAACTCTTTGACGCCAGAGCAAAGTGCCAATGCTACACCAGACGCAAGTTTACAACCTTCCAGTATCAATTCTGTTCAAAG TATTCCAGGAAGGCGAAAGGCTCCACGTGATTTAACAGCTGTTTCTGTGGCGCATACCGATATACCACCCAAGGAACCTGTGGTATATAGTAAGCAGACGCAAACTGCTCAGACGACGCACACTTCTCACGACG GACTGTCCACCTCTTCCTCCGCATACTCGATCTTCTCCTCCTGTTCAACAACCACACCAACTCACTCTTGCTCCGCAGGCTACTTTGAGACCGACTGGTGGCGTCCCAGGAAAG ACGAGTACAATCTAAATCCTGGTTTAGAGTGGGAGGACGAGTTTACAG TTTTGACATTTGATGATGGCCAAGCCGAGGATGAAGAAAGCAGTCTGCCCCACATGGATGGATTCCAAAGTAAACTTCCACCTGGAATTTTGCCTCATGGACTACCGCAAGTCAAAGAGGTTCAACCGGCCGTTACGCAAGTCGAAcaggagaaggaaaaagaaaaacccaAAGAAG TAAGAGAGCTTagcgaggaagaaaaattgatgacTATCCTCTCGGAAGAATTTCAACGATTCTTGGACCGTTCGAGCAGAGTGGTGGAAAGAGCTCTCGGTGAATCGGTAGATATTTACACAGATTATACTGGTATAATCGATGGAGAAGATGGAAT tgatGAAAAGAGTCATCAGCGTCTATCGCTGAATCGTTCATTTTTCTGTGATCGATGGTCACGTAATCGCTGCATTACTTCGTTGGATTGGTCACCGCAATTTCCAGAACTGTTGGCTGCTTCTTACAAAAACAATGACGACACACCAAATGATCCAGATGGAGTTTGTTTAATCTGGAACACTAAATTTAAGAAAACAACACctgaatacatttttcattgccAGTCGTCAGTAATGGCAACAACCTTTGCTAGGTTTCATCCAAATTTAATTTTGGGTGGCACCTATTCGGGGCAAATTGTTCTGTGGGATAATAGGGTTCAAAAAAGGACCCCCATTCAGCGTACTCCACTTTCAGCGTCTGCACACACG CATCCTGTGTATTGTTTAAGCGTAGTAGGAACTCAAAATGCGCACAATTTGATCAGCATTTCAACAGATGGAAAATTATGCTCGTGGAATTTAGACATGTTGTCCCATCCTCAAGAAACGCTTGAGCTTCAAGCAAGACAGTCGAAACCAGTCGCTGTAACTTCGCTTGCTTTTCCAAGTGGAGATGTCAACAATTTTATCGTTGGCAGTGAAGACGGTACTGTTTATTCAG CTTGCCGTCATGGGACCAAAGCTGGTGTCACAGAAACTTACGAAGGACACTTAGGACCTGTTACCGGAGTCAGTGCTCATGCAGTTCAAGGGGGCATTGATTTCTCGCATCTGTTTTTAACTTCGTCTATTGATTGGACGATTAAATTGTGGAGTTTGAAAGAGAACAAGCCTTTATACTCATTTGAGCATAATGGAGATTATGTGTACGATGTTGCATGGTCTCCTACACATCCTGCTCTATTTGCAGCTGTTGATGGATCTGGTCGTTTAGATTTATGGAATTTAAATCAGGATACAGAGGTTCCAGCAGCGAGCATAATCGTTGATGGATGTCCTGCTTTAAACACAGTCTCTTGGACGCCAAGCGGACTGCATGTTACTGTGGGCGATGATACTGGGAAAATATGGGTTTACGATGTAGCTGAG AATTTCGCTCATCCACGAATCGACGAATGGAATAATTTCCTCTACACCCAGCAAGATCTGAAGAACAACAAGGCCGATGAAGAGTTGGATAAGCTCAACTTGAGTTCAGGCCCTTCATCTTTGATATCCATGCCATCTTTGTCGGGTCCGatcagataa
- the LOC124301585 gene encoding cytoplasmic dynein 1 intermediate chain isoform X11, which produces MMSDRKAELERKKAKLQAIREEKERRRKEKEQKDVEEATVRAAGADKDHRKDLDAMLSSLGVAPVSDVLSSLSSMNSLTPEQSANATPDASLQPSSINSVQSIPGRRKAPRDLTAVSVAHTDIPPKEPVVYSKQTQTAQTTHTSHDGLSTSSSAYSIFSSCSTTTPTHSCSAGYFETDWWRPRKAHAFGYYVLTFDDGQAEDEESSLPHMDGFQSKLPPGILPHGLPQVKEVQPAVTQVEQEKEKEKPKEVRELSEEEKLMTILSEEFQRFLDRSSRVVERALGESVDIYTDYTGIIDGEDGIDEKSHQRLSLNRSFFCDRWSRNRCITSLDWSPQFPELLAASYKNNDDTPNDPDGVCLIWNTKFKKTTPEYIFHCQSSVMATTFARFHPNLILGGTYSGQIVLWDNRVQKRTPIQRTPLSASAHTHPVYCLSVVGTQNAHNLISISTDGKLCSWNLDMLSHPQETLELQARQSKPVAVTSLAFPSGDVNNFIVGSEDGTVYSACRHGTKAGVTETYEGHLGPVTGVSAHAVQGGIDFSHLFLTSSIDWTIKLWSLKENKPLYSFEHNGDYVYDVAWSPTHPALFAAVDGSGRLDLWNLNQDTEVPAASIIVDGCPALNTVSWTPSGLHVTVGDDTGKIWVYDVAENFAHPRIDEWNNFLYTQQDLKNNKADEELDKLNLSSGPSSLISMPSLSGPIR; this is translated from the exons ATGATGTCGGATCGAAAAGCAGAATTAGAACGGAAGAAGGCCAAGCTGCAGGCGATTCGAGAGGAAAAGGAAAGGCGGCGTAAAGAAAAGGAACAAAAAGat gTTGAGGAAGCGACTGTACGAGCTGCAGGTGCCGATAAAGACCATCGGAAAGACTTAGATGCCATGTTATCATCCCTTGGGGTAGCACCAGTATCAG ATGTATTATCCAGTCTCTCTAGTATGAACTCTTTGACGCCAGAGCAAAGTGCCAATGCTACACCAGACGCAAGTTTACAACCTTCCAGTATCAATTCTGTTCAAAG TATTCCAGGAAGGCGAAAGGCTCCACGTGATTTAACAGCTGTTTCTGTGGCGCATACCGATATACCACCCAAGGAACCTGTGGTATATAGTAAGCAGACGCAAACTGCTCAGACGACGCACACTTCTCACGACG GACTGTCCACCTCTTCCTCCGCATACTCGATCTTCTCCTCCTGTTCAACAACCACACCAACTCACTCTTGCTCCGCAGGCTACTTTGAGACCGACTGGTGGCGTCCCAGGAAAG CTCATGCATTCGGCTATTACG TTTTGACATTTGATGATGGCCAAGCCGAGGATGAAGAAAGCAGTCTGCCCCACATGGATGGATTCCAAAGTAAACTTCCACCTGGAATTTTGCCTCATGGACTACCGCAAGTCAAAGAGGTTCAACCGGCCGTTACGCAAGTCGAAcaggagaaggaaaaagaaaaacccaAAGAAG TAAGAGAGCTTagcgaggaagaaaaattgatgacTATCCTCTCGGAAGAATTTCAACGATTCTTGGACCGTTCGAGCAGAGTGGTGGAAAGAGCTCTCGGTGAATCGGTAGATATTTACACAGATTATACTGGTATAATCGATGGAGAAGATGGAAT tgatGAAAAGAGTCATCAGCGTCTATCGCTGAATCGTTCATTTTTCTGTGATCGATGGTCACGTAATCGCTGCATTACTTCGTTGGATTGGTCACCGCAATTTCCAGAACTGTTGGCTGCTTCTTACAAAAACAATGACGACACACCAAATGATCCAGATGGAGTTTGTTTAATCTGGAACACTAAATTTAAGAAAACAACACctgaatacatttttcattgccAGTCGTCAGTAATGGCAACAACCTTTGCTAGGTTTCATCCAAATTTAATTTTGGGTGGCACCTATTCGGGGCAAATTGTTCTGTGGGATAATAGGGTTCAAAAAAGGACCCCCATTCAGCGTACTCCACTTTCAGCGTCTGCACACACG CATCCTGTGTATTGTTTAAGCGTAGTAGGAACTCAAAATGCGCACAATTTGATCAGCATTTCAACAGATGGAAAATTATGCTCGTGGAATTTAGACATGTTGTCCCATCCTCAAGAAACGCTTGAGCTTCAAGCAAGACAGTCGAAACCAGTCGCTGTAACTTCGCTTGCTTTTCCAAGTGGAGATGTCAACAATTTTATCGTTGGCAGTGAAGACGGTACTGTTTATTCAG CTTGCCGTCATGGGACCAAAGCTGGTGTCACAGAAACTTACGAAGGACACTTAGGACCTGTTACCGGAGTCAGTGCTCATGCAGTTCAAGGGGGCATTGATTTCTCGCATCTGTTTTTAACTTCGTCTATTGATTGGACGATTAAATTGTGGAGTTTGAAAGAGAACAAGCCTTTATACTCATTTGAGCATAATGGAGATTATGTGTACGATGTTGCATGGTCTCCTACACATCCTGCTCTATTTGCAGCTGTTGATGGATCTGGTCGTTTAGATTTATGGAATTTAAATCAGGATACAGAGGTTCCAGCAGCGAGCATAATCGTTGATGGATGTCCTGCTTTAAACACAGTCTCTTGGACGCCAAGCGGACTGCATGTTACTGTGGGCGATGATACTGGGAAAATATGGGTTTACGATGTAGCTGAG AATTTCGCTCATCCACGAATCGACGAATGGAATAATTTCCTCTACACCCAGCAAGATCTGAAGAACAACAAGGCCGATGAAGAGTTGGATAAGCTCAACTTGAGTTCAGGCCCTTCATCTTTGATATCCATGCCATCTTTGTCGGGTCCGatcagataa